AGAAATGGCAGAGATGATGTCGTTCTCTGGGGCGTTAGTTATTAATATCGGTACGTTAGACAGCGTTTGGATTGAACGAATGTTATTTGCTGTTGAGCAAGCTAATACACACCAAAAAGTCGTGGTTCTTGATCCTGTTGGCTGTGGAGCAAGTGGATTGCGCACTGATATTTCTCGTCAAATAGCACAAAAGGCTAAGAAGTTAATCATTCGTGGTAATGCTTCTGAAATCATCGCGTTGGCGGGTGAAGAGGGACAAAGTAAAGGTGTCGATGCGCTAGACAGCAGTGATGCGGCATTAGGGGCGGCGCATTATCTCGTTGAAACCTACCAGTGCAGTGTTGTGGTTTCTGGTGCGACAGATTATATCATCACTCCAAAAGGTCAAACGCAACTAAATAATGGCGACGCAATGATGCCGTATGTGACGGGAATGGGATGCACGCTAACCGCGCTGACTGGCGCTTTTGCTGCTGTTGGTGATGAGTCTGGCGTTGCCGCTGCTGCGATATTAGGTGTAGCAGGTGAAATTGCGGCTGAGCAATCGAAAGGCCCGGGAAGTTTACAGGTTAATTTGCTCGATAATTTGTATCAGATGGATGGCGCAACACTGATTGAGCGCTTGAAAATGTCTTAATCAGAATGTTCAGCGATGATAAAAGTCAGTCTCAAATGATTCTGGCTTTTTGATTGAGTTTAAAATAAGTGGAAGCTGATCTTAAAAACAAGGCGAAATAACAATGAATCCCTACCGTTTATATTTAGTCACCGATGATCAACAAGATATCGACACATTGAAGCATGTCGTTGAACAGGCGGTTGCTGGTGGCGTAACCATGATTCAAGTGCGTGAAAAGCATGGAGATATACAGTCATTTATTCAACGGGCTCAAGCAGTAAAAACTGTGCTCGAAGGAACCAATGTCCCTCTTATTATTAATGACCGGGTTGATGTGGCACTTGCTGTGGATGCTGATGGGGTTCACCTCGGGCAATCTGATATGCCCGTTAAGATCGCAAGGCAACTAATAGGAAAGGATAAGATACTCGGGCTGTCGGTTGAAAATGAGCAGCAGTTACAAGAGTCACAATCATTGCCCATTGATTACATTGGTTTAAGTGCTATTTTTTCCACACCGACCAAAACCAATATCAATAAAGAGTGGGGAATTAGTGGATTAGCTCAGGCCGTGAGCAAAAGTGCATTACCGATTGTTGCGATTGGTGGGCTTAATTCAGACAACCTTGATGCGGTCGTGGCGACCAAGGTTGCCGGTATCGCGCTAGTTTCTGCTATTTGTCATGCTGGCTCTCCCAAACAATCTGCTCAAGAGTTATTAGCACAAATTGGAATCTAGCCTAAGTGAGCAAGATTGTGTTTTTCAGGTCAATATTACTGCAATTGTGAGCTCATAACTTGCAACTCATCGGATCAGGCATTATTACTTGAATACAGGAAAACATAATAAGGTGAATTTGGAATGAACGCGCAAGCACAGATTGATAATGTACAGGTGAGTGATGGTTCGCTAGAGGTGTCTTCGCTTGAGCGTCACTTTTCTGATCTTACTCAAGCTTATCAAGACAATTGCTACCCAGATAAGCAGGTGAGAATCGAAACACTACAGCAACTAAAGGCTAATGTGCTAAAAAGCCGTCCCGCGTTGATAGAGGCTTTATCTGAGGATTATGGTTTCCGTAGCTCCTTTGATTCTATGGTGTGCGATCTTATGCCTGCCATTCAACATATCAATTACACCATTAAGAAATTACCAAAGTGGATGAAACCTTCTCGTCGTCATGCTGGATTACTACTTACTCCATCTACAGTAAGTGTTCACTATCAGCCATTGGGTGTTGTTGGCGTTATTGTTCCGTGGAACTTCCCGATTGTGTTAAGTATTGCGCCTATAGTTACAGCGTTAGCGGCGGGCAACCGAGTGATGGTGAAATTAAGTGAATTCACACCTTCAACCAATCAAGTGTTGCGTTCAATCTTTAAATCTTTTCCTGATCAAGTGGTTTTGATTGAAGGGGATGGCGCTATTGCCGCTGAATTCAGTCGTTTGCCGTTCAACCATTTGCTGTTTACGGGTTCGACAGCGGTTGGACGATTAGTGGCAAAAGCCGCGGCAGAGCACTTAACGCCGATTACTTTAGAGTTAGGTGGGAAATCGCCAACCATTATCGGTGAAGATGCCGATTTAAAAAGTGCCGTTGATGCGATTATGTTTGGTAAATCGAGTAATGCAGGTCAGATTTGTGTCGCCCCTGATTATATCTTTGTGCCTGATGGAAAGCAGAATGAGTTTATTGAGATCTACAAACAACGTTTCTTAAAGGCGTTTAAAGAGAAAAAAGGGCGCAGAGAGATAACGAACATTATCAACCAAGCACAATTTGCACGATTGAACTCCTACCTTGAAGATGCAAAAAACAGGGGCGCGACGATCACGACGATTGAAGGTGAATTGAGTGAAGCTCGTCAGATGTGGCCGCACTTTGTTACTGATGTCGATGATTCAATGCTACTGATGCAAGACGAAATTTTTGGACCAATATTGCCAATTATGACCTATAAAAATGTGGATGAGTGCATTACATACATTAATCGTCATCAGCGGCCCCTTGCTCTGTATCTAATGAGCAGCGATAAGGAGCTTCAAAGCCGAGTGCTGAATAGTACGCACAGTGGTGGGGTAGCGATAAACGATGCCATTTTGCAAGTTGCGGCAGACGATGCACCATTTGGTGGTATCGGTGAGTCCGGTATTGGGAGTTACCACGGAATTGAAGGCTTCCATGCATTTTCAAATGCAAAAACAGTACTGAAAACGCCAGCTTGGTTACCGAGAAGCCACTGGATGCTGACTCAGAAAAAGTTATTGTCTAAATTAATTAAGACTCTGTTTTTGCGATAATAAGGTTCGACTTTGGTGACAGGTGATTAAGGACTTGTCAGAGATAGGCGGTAGTCAAAGCAATCTAATACTTGGTCTTGAACTAAAGTAAATTCTTCTTTGATTCCCGCTTTCACAAAGCCGTTTTTTTCCAGCACGCGTTGTGAGGCAAGGTTTTCAACGGATGCAAAAGCAGCCAACTGTTTAAGTTGAAGGTGATTTGTTGCATGTTCAATGAGTAAACGAGTCGCTTGACTGGCAATACCTTGATGACAAAAATTCTGCCCGATGCGATAGCCTATTGCGCCACGCTTAGTGACGTGTTCGATAAAGTGAATGTTGGCTCGTCCACAAATCTTTCCATGTTGGTCAATGATCAATGTTGGATACATCAAGTTCTGCTCATATTGGGATAAGCAGTGCCTTATATGCTCTTCGAGTCCCCTTCGTGTATAAAACTCGTCCCCTCTCGAATCAATAAATTGCTCAAACCAGTCTCTGTTGTCTAACTCAAATTCTAATAAACTTTTAACATCGTGTTTGTCCAGAAGGCGGAGGGCAATTTGTGAGTGATTTTGGCTCATAATGGTTCTAACTCTGAATGATAATTGGTTGTGCCCTGAGCTACTTAATGGCTCAGGGCGTCCATTTATTCTAGCTTATTAGTGAGTTATGTCTTGCTCTAAACCAAAAGGCAAGCGTTTAAAGACTTGAGGTTGCTTGAGGAAGGTCGGCGCTTCATTGGTTTTCTGCCAGTCGAGCAGCATAATGGCGAGAACATTACGGTGTTCACCATAGCTCAGATCAAAGTCACCCGTGACCGATGGAATCATACCTTTCTCTTTATCGATTGAAGCTTGAATGGCTTTGCGGGTTTTGTATACCACTGGATCATCTTCTAATCCCGCAAGTAAGAATGTGATCCCCACTTCGGCTATGACATCTTCTTTTGCTCGCAACAAAATAGTGTCGATGTGTGTTCGGAAATAGTCGTAGATCCATTGGTGATCTTGTTCATTTACTTGGTGCTGGTAATACTCCGAGTCACCGAAAATAATATGAGTCATGCCGTACAGCTTATTGTCATATTGCTGTTTTGATAGCTTTTTATCATTGGCATCAGGGTAGGTTTTCCTAAAGGAATCCGCGAATGCTTCAACGACATCTTGTTCGCCAAGTTGACGTAACCAATAGACTTGGTTAGCCAGTTGAGCAGCCCACGCTTTAATCATCTCTTCATTGGTCGCATAGTGGCTGAAATCATATCGACGAATCACTTGGCGCAGTTTTTTATCGTCGCGGTGCTGTAAACCATATTCATTTGCCCGAGCCATTGAACCTAATAGGTCGACCCCTAAATACAGATATTCAGGCATATGCTTGGTTGCGGTATAACGGCGCATGCTGCGCTCATCATCATCCCCTACGTAACCAGAAAGACGTTTTTCTGAATATAGGATGATCTGTTCAGGCGTATGTACTTCCGTTGAAAAATGGTTGAGTCGGCTTGCAACACGCGCGAGGTCGCTCCATATTGCCGCAGAATATTTATCATCTAAGGTTTGACGGAACATACGTAAACCGTAGTGCCCTTCTTTGAATGCTGGAAGTGTAAAAAGCTCAGGTTCGTAAGTGTTGCGAATGATTTGGGCAGACTGTTCAAACTCAATATCGGTAATACGTGATGATTCAGCTGCGCTGCTATAGGCACTAAAAAAAGTAGAAGTACTGAGTAAAATACAGAGTGTGATTTTGGAAAGTGTCATTTGATGAGTCCTGCCATTACGGGAGGCTAACTATATCAGTTCATTGATGAATATATGTAAAAACTAGGTCAAGGATAGGTGAGGTTTATATATTCGCAGCAGCACCAGGAGGGTGCTTCTCCAAAATGAAGAAGCTCTCTAATTTTCCACTATTTTCGCACGGGTTTACTGCCGAGTGCGCTGAGCACCACCATGATTAGTAGAGGCAAGGCGTTCGAAATACCAATGATCATCTCTTTAGTGGCTTCATTTTGATAGGCCGCAGTTATTCTACCTACATCCAAATTCTGAGCTGCTAAAGTGGTCATTGTCGGCATCATCGGAAAGAGAAAAAAAATAGCGTTGATGGTTAAAAATGCCATACAGCCGTATTGAACTTTTAGCCACAGTGGCTTGATTACATAGTTTTTTGATTCCACAAGGGTTGCTGTAATCTTCATCAATAATCCGGGAAGAATCAAAATATAGGCACTTTTCTCTTTATAAAGCGCCGTATAATGGATGGCATGTAAATTGTTGTGATCTAAAACATTTGCGATGACGATATGGGATAAGATGCCACCAACATACATAATGATCCCAACAAGAAATATGAGTTCAACGACTTTGTGCTTGTTTACCTGCATGATCCACTCCTTACCAGCGTGATCGGTAGCTACGATGACAGCTATTGCATGTGTCTTGTGCTTGTTCTAATCCGTTTTTTGCAGCGCTGATATCTTGCCTCTTGCTGGCTTGATATAAGTCTTTGAATCCTTGATCCATTTCCATCATGCGCTGATTAAACTTTTCAGGTTTTTCCCAAATAGCTTTTTTTGCTTTGCTGTTTTCACTGCTGCCTTCAGGAAAGAGAGCCCGTAGTTGAGTGCTATGGCGGGTTAACTCTTCACTTATGGTTACCACTTCAGTCCAATCAGGCTTGTCTTTGTCTAATTCTTCTTCAAGTTGCTCTGCTTTGTTTTCAATGGAAGAAAAAGAGTGCTGTCTCGTATCAATAATATCTTGGCTACTTTGAGTGCTTGCAAAAGCAGGTAGAGCGACAAGTAATGCAATTGTTAGCATTTTCATATGTATTCCTATTATGGTTTTTCGTTGATGACCTCTGTCGATGAAGGTAATTTACACAACAATAGTTGCATGCGCAACTATTGTTGTGTAAATTGTTTGTATTGAATCAGAGCAATAAAAATACGTGCTCTAGAAAATTGATGTACTTTGCAATGTTCTGCACAAGCAGAGAGGAGATGAAATGAAAATCTGGGATCTACCGACACGTTTTTATCATTGGCTTCAAGCGTTACTTTTTATTGGACTAGTGGCGAGTGGGAACAGTGGAGAAGGGCCACACCTTGTTTTAGGGTTAGCTCTTTTTACGCTTGTTATCTGGCGAGTTTTGTGGGGTGTTGTGGGAAGCGAAACGAGCCAATTTAAAGCTTTTGTGGCTTCTCCAAAGCGTGTTGTCAGCTATTTGATGGGGCGAGAAAAAGCGCAACCTGGTCATAACCCCGCAGGATCATGGATGGTGGTGGTACTAATAGTGAGTTTGTTGATGCAGTGTTCAACGGGTATTGTTATATCAGGCTTGTTAGATAACATGCCATTCGCAGAAACCTTACTCACAGACTCCGCTTATGATGCCAGTATGGCAATTCATAGTCTTTTTGCGAAAGTACTTCAAGCTCTCGTTGCTGTTCACCTGCTAGCCATTCTCGTTTATAAGTTGCGTTCAAAACCTTTAGTGTGGGCGATGGTGAGCGGTAAGCAAAAAAATACGCTAGATAACCCTAATGCCGTATTAGCTTTTTCATCAAATAAGCGCGCATTATTAATGCTACTTGCAGCCGGATTAGTTACCATGACAATAGTTGTGTCGTCATTGGTATGAAAATATGGAAACGAAATTTGATCGCCAGAGTAGTTTTGGCTGGATGATTAATGTCATCGCGAACCAAGCCGCGAAAAAGTTTGAAGTAGAGCTTAAAAAGCATGGGCTAACGGTCGCATTGTGGCCAACCATGATGTGTTTGTGGGAAGAAGAAGGGATCACGCAAAGAGATATTGCGTTGAAATCCAAAGTAGAGAACTCAACCACAACCAGAACGTTAGATAAGCTTGAAAAACTTGGGCTGGTGGAAAGACAAGCCGATCCAAATAGTCGGCGTTCATTCCGAATCTATTTAACGGAAAAAGGACGGGCAATGGAAAAAGACTTGCTCGTATTGCCTGCACAAGTCAATAGAGAGCTACTGAGATCATTAGACGCCGATGAGCAAGTCGATATGATTCGTTTACTGCAAAAAATGGTCGCTGCTGTTTAGTCATATAGCCAGCTGATAAATGGTTGAGAAAACGGGTACTCTCTTATATTAAGTGATGTTTTATCAAATGAAAGGTAAGTGAGAAAAAGCATGTTATTTGAGAAATGTACTGTGTAAGTACTAGACAATTAGGTTACTCTATCTTTAGTGTCTATTCTATTAATAAGAATTATAATAAATTACTGATGGAGAGTGTCATTGATGCGTTACCTTTTTGGTAAGCAATGGTCTGTAAATTTGCTGCTTGCCGTTTTTGTTATAGTAGCCATTATGCTGCTTGAGTTGCTAAACCAGAATCAAATGATGTTTCTCGATAAGCAATACCAAAGCAGTGCTAAAGAAGAGCTATCAAAAGTCCGATCAAACTTAGAAGCTGCTATTGTCGCGGATATTTATGTATCTAATAGCCTTTCTACGCTTGTGAGTATCCATTCTGATACCGCTTTTGATAACTGGGAAAAGGTTGCTGCAAAAATCATTAAAGAGTCAAAGCATGTCACTATTATTGCGTTAGCTAGAAACGACATCATTAATTTTGTTTATCCGCTTCAAGGTAATGAAAAAGTTATAGATCTGAATTATCGACGGATTCCCGCTCAGTATGCGTCGATCGTGAAAGCTCGAGAGATAGAACAGATATTTATTGCTGGTCCTGTTAACTTGGTTCAAGGTGGACGAGGATTGATCGCTCGTGTCCCCATTTTTACCGACCCTCCTAATAATAAAGAGTATTGGGGGGTATGCAGTGCAGTCATTGATCTCGACTCTCTATTTCAAGAAGTTGGCATCGAAGCGTTTGAGCTAAAATATAGACTTGGGATTAGGGGGCTCGATAGCTCTGGTTCGCAAGGTGAGATATTTCATGGCGATCAAACAGTTTTCGATGATGCGTTCGCGACTGAAAAAGTAAATTTCCCTTATGGTAGTTGGGAAGTTGCGGTAGCAAGAGCGCCTTGGTCAGCTGAGCGTGAAAATTGGTTCAGAATACATAGCGTCCGATTGATTGGGTACCCGATCATCATCATTCTAGCCTTCGCCTTTGTTACCATTTATCGACTCTATGTTTCAGCACAGAACCGTTCTTTGCATGACGAACTGACGAAACTGCCTAATCGACGGTACTTTATGTATATCCTCGAGGATCAGTTTAATTCTGCTAAGAAAACGGAAAACCACGAGCGGTTTGCACTGCTCAATCTTGATCTTGATAAGTTCAAAGAAATTAATGATACCTATGGTCATGTCGCTGGTGACAAAGTGCTGGTTGCTTGTGCTGAACGTGTTCGTAATGTATTAAGAAGCTCTGATCTCATGGCGAGAATTGGTGGCGATGAGTTCTTGGTATTGCTTCCTAGAGTGATGAACGCTTCGGATGTGAGACGAATTGAAGTTACGGTCCAAAAATCACTGAGTTCAACCCCGATCATTTATGAAGGTGCGTTGATTTACATAAAAGTTAGCATTGGTTCCGTTTTATATTCTGATGAATTTTCCACAATGGATGAGATGCTGAAATTCGCTGATGATAGAATGTATGACCAAAAACAGGGTTTGCTCGGCGGTTAAATCACGATATTACTTTCATTTCCATGGTAAAAGCCTCAGAATAGCGCGCTTCAATCGGCAGCTATTTTTGTAAGCCTGTAAAAGGCAAATGCCTACCTCTGCCGTCTTCTAGAGAAACTGTTTCTATTGAATTGAAATAGATCAGTGATCCTAATTATCTAATTCGAGAATCAATTTATGAGTTTTACCTCTTTGGGTCTATCTGCTCCAATTCTTAAAGCTATTGAAGAGCAAGGTTATGACAAGCCATCACCTATCCAAGCGCAAGCAATTCCAGCGGTCTTGGAAGGTCAGGATGTAATGGCTGCGGCTCAAACGGGTACTGGCAAAACGGCGGCATTTACACTTCCTATTTTGGAAATTTTGTCTAAAGGCCCTAAGGTTCGCCATAATCAAGTTCGAACGCTTGTATTGACGCCAACTCGTGAATTGGCCGCTCAGATTTATGACAACGTTGTAAAGTACAGCAAGCATTTGCCTCTATCTGCAACGGTTGTATTTGGTGGTGTTAAAATCAACCCGCAAATGCAGAAGCTTCGCCAAGGCAGTGATGTTCTAGTGGCAACACCTGGTCGCTTGTTGGATCTTTATAATCAAAATGCAGTTCGATTTGATCAATTAGAAATGCTGGTTCTTGATGAAGCTGACCGCATGCTTGATATGGGCTTCATTCGCGATATTCGTAAAGTTCTAGCTTTCCTACCAAAGAAGCGTCAAAACTTACTATTTTCAGCCACTTTTTCAGATGATATCCGCAGCCTAGCAAAGGGTTTAGTCAATAACCCTGTTGAAATTTCAGTAAACACGGCTAACTCAACAGCGGTAACGGTAGAGCAAAGTATTTACCCTGCGGATAAGAGCAAAAAAAGTGCGATGCTTGCTAAGTTAATTAAAGATAATGATTGGCGACAAGTGTTGGTATTCAGCAAGACAAAGCATGGTGCTAACCGCTTGTCACGCTACCTTGAAGGGCAAGGTATTACGTCTGCACCTATTCATGGTAACAAAAGCCAAGGCGCAAGAACG
Above is a window of Vibrio cortegadensis DNA encoding:
- the thiM gene encoding hydroxyethylthiazole kinase; protein product: MNAEQIVKALDALREHKPLVLNITNYVVMNNTANALLAIGASPIMAHSRQEMAEMMSFSGALVINIGTLDSVWIERMLFAVEQANTHQKVVVLDPVGCGASGLRTDISRQIAQKAKKLIIRGNASEIIALAGEEGQSKGVDALDSSDAALGAAHYLVETYQCSVVVSGATDYIITPKGQTQLNNGDAMMPYVTGMGCTLTALTGAFAAVGDESGVAAAAILGVAGEIAAEQSKGPGSLQVNLLDNLYQMDGATLIERLKMS
- the thiE gene encoding thiamine phosphate synthase, which encodes MNPYRLYLVTDDQQDIDTLKHVVEQAVAGGVTMIQVREKHGDIQSFIQRAQAVKTVLEGTNVPLIINDRVDVALAVDADGVHLGQSDMPVKIARQLIGKDKILGLSVENEQQLQESQSLPIDYIGLSAIFSTPTKTNINKEWGISGLAQAVSKSALPIVAIGGLNSDNLDAVVATKVAGIALVSAICHAGSPKQSAQELLAQIGI
- a CDS encoding coniferyl aldehyde dehydrogenase, which encodes MNAQAQIDNVQVSDGSLEVSSLERHFSDLTQAYQDNCYPDKQVRIETLQQLKANVLKSRPALIEALSEDYGFRSSFDSMVCDLMPAIQHINYTIKKLPKWMKPSRRHAGLLLTPSTVSVHYQPLGVVGVIVPWNFPIVLSIAPIVTALAAGNRVMVKLSEFTPSTNQVLRSIFKSFPDQVVLIEGDGAIAAEFSRLPFNHLLFTGSTAVGRLVAKAAAEHLTPITLELGGKSPTIIGEDADLKSAVDAIMFGKSSNAGQICVAPDYIFVPDGKQNEFIEIYKQRFLKAFKEKKGRREITNIINQAQFARLNSYLEDAKNRGATITTIEGELSEARQMWPHFVTDVDDSMLLMQDEIFGPILPIMTYKNVDECITYINRHQRPLALYLMSSDKELQSRVLNSTHSGGVAINDAILQVAADDAPFGGIGESGIGSYHGIEGFHAFSNAKTVLKTPAWLPRSHWMLTQKKLLSKLIKTLFLR
- a CDS encoding GNAT family N-acetyltransferase translates to MSQNHSQIALRLLDKHDVKSLLEFELDNRDWFEQFIDSRGDEFYTRRGLEEHIRHCLSQYEQNLMYPTLIIDQHGKICGRANIHFIEHVTKRGAIGYRIGQNFCHQGIASQATRLLIEHATNHLQLKQLAAFASVENLASQRVLEKNGFVKAGIKEEFTLVQDQVLDCFDYRLSLTSP
- a CDS encoding DUF3541 domain-containing protein, which encodes MTLSKITLCILLSTSTFFSAYSSAAESSRITDIEFEQSAQIIRNTYEPELFTLPAFKEGHYGLRMFRQTLDDKYSAAIWSDLARVASRLNHFSTEVHTPEQIILYSEKRLSGYVGDDDERSMRRYTATKHMPEYLYLGVDLLGSMARANEYGLQHRDDKKLRQVIRRYDFSHYATNEEMIKAWAAQLANQVYWLRQLGEQDVVEAFADSFRKTYPDANDKKLSKQQYDNKLYGMTHIIFGDSEYYQHQVNEQDHQWIYDYFRTHIDTILLRAKEDVIAEVGITFLLAGLEDDPVVYKTRKAIQASIDKEKGMIPSVTGDFDLSYGEHRNVLAIMLLDWQKTNEAPTFLKQPQVFKRLPFGLEQDITH
- a CDS encoding enoyl-CoA hydratase produces the protein MQVNKHKVVELIFLVGIIMYVGGILSHIVIANVLDHNNLHAIHYTALYKEKSAYILILPGLLMKITATLVESKNYVIKPLWLKVQYGCMAFLTINAIFFLFPMMPTMTTLAAQNLDVGRITAAYQNEATKEMIIGISNALPLLIMVVLSALGSKPVRK
- a CDS encoding c-type cytochrome produces the protein MKMLTIALLVALPAFASTQSSQDIIDTRQHSFSSIENKAEQLEEELDKDKPDWTEVVTISEELTRHSTQLRALFPEGSSENSKAKKAIWEKPEKFNQRMMEMDQGFKDLYQASKRQDISAAKNGLEQAQDTCNSCHRSYRSRW
- a CDS encoding cytochrome b/b6 domain-containing protein, translating into MKIWDLPTRFYHWLQALLFIGLVASGNSGEGPHLVLGLALFTLVIWRVLWGVVGSETSQFKAFVASPKRVVSYLMGREKAQPGHNPAGSWMVVVLIVSLLMQCSTGIVISGLLDNMPFAETLLTDSAYDASMAIHSLFAKVLQALVAVHLLAILVYKLRSKPLVWAMVSGKQKNTLDNPNAVLAFSSNKRALLMLLAAGLVTMTIVVSSLV
- a CDS encoding MarR family winged helix-turn-helix transcriptional regulator, which produces METKFDRQSSFGWMINVIANQAAKKFEVELKKHGLTVALWPTMMCLWEEEGITQRDIALKSKVENSTTTRTLDKLEKLGLVERQADPNSRRSFRIYLTEKGRAMEKDLLVLPAQVNRELLRSLDADEQVDMIRLLQKMVAAV
- a CDS encoding sensor domain-containing diguanylate cyclase; translation: MRYLFGKQWSVNLLLAVFVIVAIMLLELLNQNQMMFLDKQYQSSAKEELSKVRSNLEAAIVADIYVSNSLSTLVSIHSDTAFDNWEKVAAKIIKESKHVTIIALARNDIINFVYPLQGNEKVIDLNYRRIPAQYASIVKAREIEQIFIAGPVNLVQGGRGLIARVPIFTDPPNNKEYWGVCSAVIDLDSLFQEVGIEAFELKYRLGIRGLDSSGSQGEIFHGDQTVFDDAFATEKVNFPYGSWEVAVARAPWSAERENWFRIHSVRLIGYPIIIILAFAFVTIYRLYVSAQNRSLHDELTKLPNRRYFMYILEDQFNSAKKTENHERFALLNLDLDKFKEINDTYGHVAGDKVLVACAERVRNVLRSSDLMARIGGDEFLVLLPRVMNASDVRRIEVTVQKSLSSTPIIYEGALIYIKVSIGSVLYSDEFSTMDEMLKFADDRMYDQKQGLLGG
- a CDS encoding DEAD/DEAH box helicase, which translates into the protein MSFTSLGLSAPILKAIEEQGYDKPSPIQAQAIPAVLEGQDVMAAAQTGTGKTAAFTLPILEILSKGPKVRHNQVRTLVLTPTRELAAQIYDNVVKYSKHLPLSATVVFGGVKINPQMQKLRQGSDVLVATPGRLLDLYNQNAVRFDQLEMLVLDEADRMLDMGFIRDIRKVLAFLPKKRQNLLFSATFSDDIRSLAKGLVNNPVEISVNTANSTAVTVEQSIYPADKSKKSAMLAKLIKDNDWRQVLVFSKTKHGANRLSRYLEGQGITSAPIHGNKSQGARTKALENFKTGQVRVLVATDIAARGIDIPQLPQVVNFDLPNVSEDYVHRIGRTGRAGEVGKAISLVTAEETYELFSIERLIQQVLPRHQLEGFIPETTLPESRLDTRPIKPKKPKKPKVDHADGQRSGGNARGNKPAGKNKRHVASNGNSNNSNRKPANKGGNAGGKSEGENRPARNTGGNANKGKQGNGQNRGANKPAGEGASRSRRQGPSSGKPQRRSSPKA